One window of Acuticoccus sediminis genomic DNA carries:
- a CDS encoding FAD-dependent monooxygenase: MGICGAGLGGVSAAIGLARLGCDVEVFEKAPALRATGSGLNLWPNAGRAIYGLGLRDEFDAIAVKLDRYLGFAPEGGPLFECDTSAWPEKYGAPSVGVSRLALITMLADAYGADRIRFGHEVVSVENFDDRAVCHFSNGARHEFDVLIGADGIYSTIREQLIGGVRFRPNNHHAYRWRAIVDLAETDVDPAAQTGYYAQGGWLAVIPIGNGKAYWFGSVSGGDTVEDFMSFFQSWTNTHIPRTLSITPPDAIIKSPLYDVEGTPYKWTHGRVTLMGDAAHPMMPDLAQGASQAFIDSLSLRDAFATTNDIDEALLHYETDRYPAANYVVNCSRKGSFRGKNGVKPIAVRYEEEIETVQT; encoded by the coding sequence GTGGGTATTTGTGGCGCGGGCCTGGGGGGAGTGTCGGCGGCCATCGGCCTCGCCCGTCTGGGCTGTGACGTCGAGGTGTTCGAGAAGGCACCGGCCCTGAGGGCGACGGGTTCCGGACTGAACCTCTGGCCCAATGCCGGACGGGCCATCTACGGCCTCGGCCTGCGCGACGAGTTCGACGCCATCGCCGTGAAGCTCGACCGGTATCTCGGGTTCGCCCCCGAGGGCGGGCCGCTCTTCGAGTGCGACACGAGCGCGTGGCCGGAGAAGTACGGCGCCCCGTCCGTCGGCGTGTCGCGCCTGGCGCTGATCACGATGCTGGCGGACGCCTACGGCGCGGACCGCATCAGGTTCGGCCACGAGGTGGTCTCGGTCGAGAACTTCGACGACAGGGCCGTCTGCCACTTCAGCAACGGCGCGCGGCACGAGTTCGATGTCCTGATCGGCGCCGACGGCATCTACTCGACGATCCGCGAGCAACTGATCGGCGGTGTCCGGTTCCGCCCCAACAATCACCATGCCTATCGCTGGCGCGCGATCGTCGATCTCGCCGAGACGGACGTCGATCCGGCCGCGCAGACCGGGTACTATGCGCAAGGCGGGTGGCTCGCGGTCATTCCGATCGGCAACGGCAAGGCCTACTGGTTCGGATCAGTATCCGGCGGCGACACCGTCGAGGACTTCATGTCGTTCTTCCAGTCGTGGACGAACACGCACATCCCCCGGACGCTGTCGATCACCCCGCCGGACGCGATCATCAAGAGCCCGCTCTATGACGTCGAGGGAACGCCCTACAAGTGGACGCACGGGCGCGTCACGCTGATGGGGGACGCGGCGCACCCGATGATGCCCGACCTCGCCCAGGGCGCCAGCCAGGCGTTCATCGACTCGCTGTCCCTGCGCGATGCCTTCGCCACGACGAACGACATCGACGAGGCCCTGCTCCACTACGAGACGGACCGGTATCCCGCCGCCAACTACGTCGTGAACTGCTCCCGAAAGGGCAGCTTTCGCGGCAAGAACGGCGTCAAGCCGATCGCCGTCCGCTACGAGGAAGAAATCGAGACGGTCCAGACCTAG
- a CDS encoding ABC transporter permease, giving the protein MARPGRPFRGRLGARGFFALLMMPALGFMAVFYLWPVVNVMTLSVTEPTFGLANFEAILASQSIRAIMWQTARICVFTTVLSVALGYAVAFLMVTSTPRTRALVFLCVLVPFWLSVLVRCFALVMILRFDGPINQALLGASLIDRPLQLVRNEFGVVIGMVHYMVPYAILPIYTNLRNIDGRLIAAGRSLGAKRLDLFLRIILPLSKPGLAIALILVFVFSIGFYITPAILGGGRVVMISEFIVFNVQEMARWGMAAALATILVAITALSFFALSRAVDIRQALGIKVSR; this is encoded by the coding sequence ATGGCTCGGCCGGGGCGCCCCTTTCGGGGGCGCCTCGGTGCGCGCGGCTTCTTCGCCCTGCTGATGATGCCGGCGCTCGGCTTCATGGCGGTGTTCTACCTCTGGCCGGTCGTCAACGTGATGACCCTCAGCGTCACCGAGCCGACCTTCGGCCTCGCCAACTTCGAGGCGATCCTGGCGAGCCAATCGATCCGCGCGATCATGTGGCAGACGGCCCGGATCTGCGTCTTCACCACGGTCCTTTCGGTCGCTCTCGGATACGCGGTCGCGTTCCTGATGGTGACGTCGACGCCGCGGACGCGCGCGCTCGTCTTCCTGTGCGTGCTCGTGCCGTTCTGGCTCTCCGTCCTGGTGCGGTGTTTCGCGCTCGTGATGATCCTGCGCTTCGACGGGCCCATCAATCAGGCGCTGCTCGGCGCCTCGCTGATCGACCGTCCGCTCCAGCTCGTGCGCAACGAGTTCGGCGTCGTGATCGGCATGGTCCACTACATGGTGCCCTACGCGATCCTTCCGATCTACACGAACCTGCGCAACATCGACGGGCGGCTGATCGCGGCCGGCCGCAGCCTCGGCGCCAAGCGCCTCGACCTCTTTCTGCGGATCATCCTGCCGCTCTCCAAGCCGGGCCTCGCCATCGCGCTGATCCTGGTCTTCGTCTTCTCCATCGGGTTCTACATCACGCCCGCGATCCTCGGCGGTGGCCGGGTGGTGATGATCTCGGAGTTCATCGTCTTCAACGTGCAGGAGATGGCCCGCTGGGGCATGGCCGCGGCGCTGGCGACGATCCTCGTCGCGATCACGGCGCTCTCCTTCTTCGCGCTCTCCCGGGCGGTCGACATCCGCCAGGCGCTCGGCATCAAGGTGTCGCGCTGA
- a CDS encoding polysaccharide deacetylase family protein — MAITFDIDADSLLHYAHPQKADTLIGTASLLRYDMVGVRRILQLYRKYGLTQTFFVPGWTAEHYPDLMKEIIDAGHEIGAHGYLHERLDTLSAEMEDYWFSRSIEALETVTGVRPRGFRAPSYRFSKNTLNFIAREGFLYDSSLMGNDIPYIVEGDLGEVVELPTHWALDDWPQFTINSDLGYHIQVNSPDRAMDVFLAEFDAAWKYGGLWISVWHPFVMGRLARCDRMESMIQYMMDKGDVWFATLEEIASHVNRVVRSGEYTPTRERIPFHNQAADPRSLQRRP, encoded by the coding sequence GTGGCGATCACGTTCGACATCGATGCGGACAGTCTCCTCCACTATGCGCATCCCCAGAAGGCCGACACCCTGATCGGCACGGCCTCGCTGCTGCGCTACGACATGGTCGGCGTCCGCCGGATCCTGCAGCTCTACAGGAAATACGGGCTGACGCAGACGTTCTTCGTGCCCGGCTGGACGGCGGAGCACTATCCGGACCTCATGAAGGAGATCATCGACGCCGGCCACGAGATCGGCGCCCACGGCTACCTTCACGAGCGCCTCGACACGCTGAGCGCGGAGATGGAGGACTACTGGTTCTCCCGCAGCATCGAGGCGCTGGAGACGGTCACCGGCGTGCGCCCGCGCGGGTTCCGCGCGCCCAGCTACCGGTTCTCGAAGAACACACTGAACTTCATCGCCCGCGAGGGCTTCCTCTACGATTCGTCCCTCATGGGAAACGATATCCCGTACATCGTCGAGGGCGATCTCGGCGAGGTCGTGGAATTGCCGACGCACTGGGCGCTGGACGACTGGCCGCAATTCACGATCAACTCCGACCTCGGCTACCACATCCAGGTCAATTCTCCGGACCGCGCGATGGATGTCTTCCTCGCCGAATTCGACGCGGCCTGGAAATACGGCGGCCTCTGGATCTCGGTCTGGCACCCGTTCGTCATGGGGCGCCTCGCCCGGTGCGACCGCATGGAATCGATGATCCAGTACATGATGGACAAGGGCGACGTCTGGTTCGCGACGCTCGAGGAGATCGCCTCGCATGTGAACCGCGTCGTCCGGTCGGGCGAATACACGCCGACCCGCGAGCGGATCCCGTTCCACAACCAGGCGGCGGATCCCCGAAGCCTCCAACGCCGGCCCTGA
- a CDS encoding ABC transporter substrate-binding protein encodes MSEKTIRRTGVSRRTLLAGAGGAALAAGVQPWPLSRALAQAGEVVLANWGGESIQHFETAFGKPFTADTGVAVVIDGSGPTAGKIRGMVEAGAVTWDICDSSVANSYVLGEQGLVREIDYSVVDKSQYLDGLTWPYSVANYIFSNVLTFNTSVLGDAVPKTWADFWDVKTFPGLRTMRRNLQGALETALLADGVPMNEIYPIDEERAFAKLAEIREHTIFWSSASESQQLLRTGEAVMGNLWSTRSAALAKETGGQIDYTFNEGMVIPGAWVVPSNNPAGDTVWEFMKSTADPERQAKLFELWSLAPVNPAAEQFIDPALNARNPASEANLAMQFNIDLDWYIENQERLEPKFLEVISG; translated from the coding sequence ATGAGCGAAAAGACCATCCGCAGGACCGGGGTGTCCCGCCGCACGCTTCTGGCGGGCGCGGGGGGCGCCGCGCTGGCCGCCGGTGTCCAGCCCTGGCCGTTGTCCCGGGCGCTGGCACAGGCCGGCGAGGTCGTGCTCGCCAACTGGGGCGGCGAGTCGATCCAGCACTTCGAGACCGCCTTCGGGAAGCCGTTCACGGCCGACACCGGCGTCGCCGTCGTGATCGACGGTAGCGGCCCGACCGCGGGCAAGATCCGCGGCATGGTCGAGGCCGGCGCGGTGACCTGGGACATCTGCGATTCGTCGGTGGCGAACAGCTACGTGCTCGGCGAGCAGGGGCTGGTGCGGGAGATCGACTACTCGGTGGTCGACAAGAGCCAGTACCTGGACGGCCTGACGTGGCCGTACAGCGTCGCCAACTACATCTTCTCCAACGTCCTCACCTTCAACACCTCGGTGCTGGGCGATGCCGTGCCGAAGACCTGGGCCGACTTCTGGGACGTGAAGACCTTCCCGGGCCTGCGCACGATGCGCCGCAACCTGCAGGGCGCGCTCGAGACCGCGCTGCTCGCCGACGGCGTGCCGATGAACGAGATCTACCCGATCGACGAGGAGCGCGCCTTCGCCAAGCTCGCCGAGATCCGCGAGCACACGATCTTCTGGTCGTCCGCCTCCGAGAGCCAGCAGCTCCTGCGCACGGGCGAAGCGGTGATGGGCAATCTCTGGTCCACCCGCTCGGCCGCGCTCGCCAAGGAGACCGGCGGACAGATCGACTACACCTTCAACGAAGGCATGGTGATCCCCGGCGCCTGGGTGGTGCCGTCGAACAACCCGGCGGGCGACACCGTGTGGGAGTTCATGAAGTCCACCGCCGACCCGGAGCGCCAGGCCAAGCTGTTCGAGCTTTGGAGTCTCGCCCCGGTCAACCCGGCGGCGGAGCAGTTCATCGATCCAGCGCTGAACGCCAGGAACCCGGCCAGCGAGGCGAACCTCGCGATGCAGTTCAACATCGACCTCGACTGGTACATCGAGAACCAGGAGCGGCTGGAGCCGAAATTCCTCGAGGTCATCTCCGGGTGA
- a CDS encoding ABC transporter permease — MPGAGGLGARVIGFLVVAFLIVPILVVIPVSFTDTTYLSLPKDGLSLQHYANFIEDPKWRDSFLLSMATALASTVIAVPLGTLFAVSCWRLAGRTSELLRFVILLPIIVPGVVNAIGIYRQWAELGLVDTVLGVILVQVVVSTPYVVIVVSSALADFDPRLLQAAANLGARHWQALLWVIVPAIRVGIGAAAVLAFVTAWDETVVMLFITGLRVYLLPRALWDGVQENVDPTVAVTASLMIALTLLGVTVSMMAEARRKARDTKHKEPK; from the coding sequence ATGCCGGGCGCGGGCGGGCTCGGCGCCAGGGTCATCGGCTTCCTGGTGGTCGCCTTCCTCATCGTGCCGATCCTGGTGGTGATCCCGGTGTCCTTCACCGACACCACCTACCTCAGCCTGCCGAAGGACGGCCTGTCACTCCAGCACTACGCCAACTTCATCGAGGATCCGAAGTGGCGCGACAGCTTCCTTCTGTCCATGGCGACGGCGCTGGCCTCGACGGTGATCGCCGTCCCGCTCGGGACCCTGTTCGCGGTGTCGTGCTGGCGTCTCGCGGGCCGGACGAGCGAGCTGCTGCGCTTCGTCATCCTGTTGCCGATCATCGTCCCGGGCGTCGTCAACGCCATCGGGATCTATCGGCAATGGGCCGAACTCGGGCTGGTCGACACCGTTCTCGGCGTCATTCTGGTCCAGGTGGTGGTCTCCACTCCCTACGTCGTCATCGTCGTCTCCAGCGCGCTCGCGGACTTCGATCCGCGCCTCCTCCAGGCCGCGGCGAACCTCGGCGCACGCCACTGGCAGGCGCTGCTGTGGGTGATCGTCCCGGCGATCAGGGTCGGAATCGGCGCGGCGGCGGTGCTCGCCTTCGTCACGGCCTGGGACGAGACCGTCGTCATGCTCTTCATCACCGGGCTGCGCGTCTACCTGCTGCCCCGCGCCCTTTGGGACGGCGTGCAGGAGAACGTCGACCCGACGGTCGCGGTCACGGCCTCCCTGATGATCGCCCTCACCCTTCTCGGCGTCACCGTCTCGATGATGGCCGAGGCGCGCCGGAAGGCACGCGATACGAAACACAAGGAACCGAAATGA
- a CDS encoding substrate-binding periplasmic protein codes for MKLLRHPLVLGGIMAALALSAHVQTAQAQVMDRILRDKSIKVGFIPAPPGVVKDPASGELGGYYVDGLRYIFSTIGVEPEFVETTWANFAAGLQSGQFDLSMAGTFATIQRAAAVEFTKPIHYLGYSAIVKKDDDRFGTLADFNKEGVKIAVVQGGAAQEYVRENFPAATIVALSTGNLTAPFIEVSSGRADVGIEDAWQARRYASVQPGVTDLFQDNPYNLLPIAWSVKRGNQDLLNFMNTSIDFMLLTGRWERMAHDYGMTGRFYDRPNLQPFGMVTEDAAAKE; via the coding sequence ATGAAACTCCTGCGACACCCGCTCGTGCTTGGCGGCATCATGGCCGCGCTCGCCCTCTCCGCGCATGTGCAGACCGCACAGGCGCAGGTCATGGACCGGATCCTTCGCGACAAGTCGATCAAGGTCGGCTTCATCCCTGCACCCCCGGGCGTCGTCAAGGATCCCGCGTCCGGCGAGCTGGGCGGCTACTACGTGGACGGCCTGCGCTACATCTTCTCGACCATCGGCGTGGAGCCGGAGTTCGTCGAGACCACCTGGGCGAACTTCGCCGCCGGCCTGCAGTCCGGCCAGTTCGACCTCTCGATGGCCGGCACCTTCGCCACCATCCAGCGCGCCGCCGCGGTCGAGTTCACCAAGCCCATCCACTACCTGGGCTACAGCGCCATCGTCAAAAAGGACGACGACCGCTTCGGCACGCTCGCCGACTTCAACAAGGAGGGCGTGAAGATCGCCGTCGTCCAGGGCGGCGCCGCGCAGGAATACGTCCGCGAGAACTTCCCGGCGGCGACGATCGTCGCGCTCAGCACCGGCAACCTGACCGCCCCCTTCATCGAGGTCTCCTCCGGCCGCGCGGACGTGGGGATCGAGGACGCGTGGCAGGCCCGCCGCTACGCCTCGGTGCAGCCGGGCGTCACCGACCTCTTCCAGGACAACCCCTACAACCTCCTGCCGATCGCCTGGAGCGTGAAGCGCGGCAACCAGGACCTGCTGAACTTCATGAACACGTCGATCGACTTCATGCTGCTCACCGGCCGCTGGGAGCGCATGGCGCACGACTACGGCATGACCGGCCGCTTCTACGACCGTCCGAACCTGCAGCCCTTCGGCATGGTCACCGAGGATGCGGCAGCCAAGGAATAG
- a CDS encoding amidohydrolase, with translation MSEHNGLRQKVIGWVAEHAGALSRDHQEIWSYAEPSWREYRSAAWYVERLKAEGFEVEEASGDMPTAFVARWGKGGPQIAAHAEYDAVPGTSQAVAPHREARPGSTYWDAGHTDPHSALGIGALGGVLAAKAVMEENGIEGRIAFFGEPAEKVCGSKVIHAARGYYDSLDAMISFHPSYLGGLTNTVILETHCGCYWSKLYTFETVDAETWGASRSGNVAYNTAAVARAPGANDALCLMYTTTKYTRPSMLTNSGLWTLNEAIHGAGDATADNHPPRASQIQYAWRCPTMEMAAEIERVLDANAEHVAGITHTSLHVDVISKTRFGIANRVLAEATFRAFEFAGAPTWGEESLEFAREIQAGLGLEPMDAPLVDGLERLMEPAEAEADIRRGLLPTQKNYTSDDYIEYTWHCPTVRLFVGRPMLKSPGPGYRYPDWVRNAMGGHAPTIDPMMLKASEVVGLTMLDLMLSPETVAAARREFNERTGGGIGGSDWVAPLLAPDFPPPIGYRWPSYVDTPTGPQWYAPRPFDERERPFRRNAG, from the coding sequence ATGAGTGAGCACAACGGCCTCCGACAGAAGGTGATCGGTTGGGTTGCGGAGCACGCCGGGGCGCTGAGCCGCGATCATCAGGAGATCTGGTCCTACGCGGAGCCGTCCTGGCGCGAGTACCGCTCCGCCGCCTGGTACGTGGAGCGGCTGAAGGCGGAGGGGTTCGAGGTCGAGGAGGCGTCGGGGGACATGCCGACCGCCTTCGTCGCGCGCTGGGGAAAAGGCGGGCCGCAGATCGCGGCGCACGCCGAGTATGACGCGGTGCCGGGGACCTCGCAGGCGGTGGCGCCGCACCGCGAGGCGCGGCCGGGATCGACCTACTGGGACGCCGGCCACACCGATCCGCACTCGGCCCTCGGGATCGGCGCGCTGGGCGGCGTCCTCGCGGCCAAGGCGGTGATGGAGGAGAACGGCATCGAGGGGCGCATCGCCTTCTTCGGCGAGCCGGCCGAGAAGGTCTGCGGCTCGAAGGTGATCCACGCCGCGCGCGGCTACTACGACAGCCTCGACGCGATGATCTCCTTCCACCCGAGCTATCTCGGCGGGCTCACCAACACGGTGATCCTGGAGACACACTGCGGCTGCTATTGGAGCAAGCTCTACACCTTCGAGACCGTCGATGCGGAGACATGGGGCGCGTCCCGCTCGGGCAACGTCGCCTACAACACGGCGGCCGTGGCGCGGGCTCCGGGCGCCAACGACGCGCTCTGCCTGATGTACACGACCACCAAGTACACCCGCCCCAGCATGCTGACGAACTCGGGCCTGTGGACGCTGAACGAGGCGATCCACGGCGCCGGGGACGCCACAGCCGACAACCACCCGCCGCGCGCCAGCCAGATCCAGTACGCGTGGCGCTGCCCGACGATGGAGATGGCCGCGGAGATCGAGCGGGTGCTCGACGCCAACGCCGAGCACGTCGCCGGGATCACACACACCAGTCTCCACGTCGACGTCATCTCCAAGACGCGCTTCGGCATCGCCAACCGCGTCCTCGCCGAGGCGACCTTCAGGGCGTTCGAGTTCGCCGGAGCGCCGACGTGGGGCGAGGAGTCTCTGGAGTTCGCCCGCGAGATCCAGGCCGGGCTGGGCCTGGAGCCGATGGACGCGCCGCTGGTCGACGGGCTGGAGCGGCTGATGGAGCCCGCCGAGGCCGAGGCCGACATTCGCCGGGGCCTGCTGCCGACGCAGAAGAACTACACCTCGGACGACTACATCGAGTACACGTGGCACTGTCCGACCGTGCGCCTCTTCGTCGGCCGCCCGATGCTGAAGAGCCCCGGTCCCGGCTACCGCTATCCCGACTGGGTCCGCAACGCGATGGGGGGACATGCCCCGACCATCGACCCGATGATGCTGAAGGCGAGCGAGGTCGTCGGCCTCACGATGCTGGACCTGATGCTGTCGCCCGAGACGGTCGCCGCCGCCCGCCGCGAGTTCAACGAGCGCACCGGTGGCGGGATCGGCGGATCGGATTGGGTGGCGCCGCTGCTGGCGCCCGACTTCCCGCCGCCGATCGGCTACCGCTGGCCCTCCTACGTCGACACGCCGACCGGTCCGCAGTGGTACGCCCCGCGTCCGTTCGACGAGCGCGAGCGGCCGTTCAGGCGCAACGCCGGCTGA
- a CDS encoding ABC transporter ATP-binding protein produces the protein MRSEPLVLEGVTKSYGGVLAADRVDLSIGAGEFLTLLGPSGSGKTTILMAVAGFVEPTAGRILLGGRDLTRTAAEDRNFGMVFQGYALFPHMTVAENVAFPLRVRRVPKAARQDKVVRALDLVQLGQLADRKPAQLSGGQQQRVALARALVFEPHLLLLDEPLSALDKNLRADLQAELKELHARVGLTFLYVTHDQEEALSMSERIAIMRDGRIVQVDAPRTIYARPRTRFVAGFLGRSNFLEARVTSVSPTTLTVDVGGVPGEAVAGPGVGVGDEVLLAVRPERLSIGPSGSGGLPGVVRDVTFQGAQSLVTIETAAAGPLVGTLGAVAAESGPAPGDTVWARWDAEGTTVITAD, from the coding sequence ATGCGTTCCGAGCCCCTCGTCCTCGAAGGTGTCACGAAGAGCTATGGCGGTGTGCTCGCCGCCGACCGGGTGGACCTCTCCATCGGTGCGGGCGAATTCCTGACGCTTCTGGGCCCCTCCGGCTCGGGCAAGACGACCATCCTGATGGCGGTGGCGGGCTTCGTGGAGCCGACCGCCGGACGCATCCTGCTCGGCGGTCGGGATCTGACGCGCACCGCCGCCGAGGACCGCAACTTCGGCATGGTGTTCCAGGGCTACGCGCTGTTTCCGCACATGACGGTCGCGGAGAACGTCGCCTTCCCGCTACGGGTGCGCCGGGTCCCCAAGGCGGCACGGCAGGACAAGGTCGTGCGGGCCCTCGACCTGGTGCAGCTCGGCCAACTCGCGGACCGCAAGCCCGCGCAGCTCTCCGGCGGCCAGCAGCAGCGCGTCGCGCTGGCCCGCGCGCTGGTGTTCGAGCCGCACCTGCTCCTGCTCGACGAGCCGCTCTCGGCGCTCGACAAGAACCTGCGCGCCGATCTCCAGGCCGAGCTGAAGGAGCTCCACGCCCGTGTCGGACTGACCTTCCTCTACGTCACCCACGACCAGGAGGAGGCGCTGTCGATGTCGGAGCGGATCGCCATCATGCGCGACGGCCGGATCGTCCAGGTCGATGCGCCGCGCACCATCTACGCCCGGCCGCGCACGCGATTCGTCGCCGGCTTCCTCGGGCGCAGCAATTTCCTCGAGGCCCGCGTGACCTCCGTGTCGCCGACGACGCTGACCGTCGATGTCGGCGGCGTGCCCGGCGAGGCGGTCGCCGGTCCCGGGGTCGGTGTGGGCGACGAGGTGCTGCTCGCCGTGCGGCCCGAGCGGCTCAGCATCGGCCCATCGGGGAGCGGCGGCCTGCCGGGCGTCGTACGCGACGTCACCTTCCAGGGCGCTCAGTCGCTTGTGACGATCGAGACGGCGGCGGCGGGGCCGCTCGTCGGCACCCTCGGCGCGGTCGCGGCGGAGAGCGGACCCGCCCCGGGCGACACGGTCTGGGCCCGCTGGGACGCCGAAGGGACGACCGTGATCACCGCCGACTGA
- a CDS encoding M20/M25/M40 family metallo-hydrolase, with protein MTVTKQDLLAWVDADRDVLVEFLQAFIRCRSPNPPGDTLECAKHVRDFLEAKALDYEVIAPNEIMPNIVSTFEGGAPGRHLALNGHMDVFPVEDAAAWTQDPWGGALVDGKIYGRGAADMKCGTTASIFTYAYLHRIRAQLRGQLSLVVVSDEETFGPWGARYLAEHRPEVFGDCCLNGEPSGISTVRFGEKGPLWLEFHVSTRGGHGAYPHLSPSATRIASSLIADLAELEGIPVPDLGNLESAITSAAETIDAEYGSGAAAVIRKVTVNPGLVTGGIKVNMIAAECRVEVDVRVPNGLSEKEILARVDEIIARHPGVSYRVLLSEEPAWTPPDAEMIDHVRQNAREIAGIEPAPIISLGATDARLWRYKGLPAIVYGPAPRGMGSMDEHVPVDEFIHVVKCHLLSAFDYLSR; from the coding sequence ATGACGGTCACGAAGCAGGATCTACTGGCCTGGGTCGACGCCGACCGCGACGTCCTCGTCGAGTTCCTGCAAGCCTTCATCCGCTGCCGGAGCCCCAATCCCCCGGGCGACACGCTAGAATGCGCGAAGCACGTCCGCGACTTCCTCGAGGCCAAGGCGCTGGACTACGAGGTGATCGCCCCGAACGAGATCATGCCCAACATCGTGTCGACGTTCGAAGGAGGAGCCCCCGGCCGACACCTCGCGCTCAACGGACACATGGACGTGTTCCCCGTCGAGGACGCGGCCGCCTGGACGCAGGATCCGTGGGGCGGCGCCCTCGTCGACGGGAAGATCTACGGGCGCGGCGCGGCCGACATGAAGTGCGGCACCACGGCCTCCATCTTCACCTACGCGTATCTGCACCGCATCCGCGCGCAGCTCAGGGGGCAGCTCTCCCTCGTCGTCGTCTCGGACGAAGAGACCTTCGGCCCCTGGGGCGCGCGCTATCTCGCCGAGCACCGGCCGGAGGTCTTCGGCGACTGCTGCCTGAACGGCGAGCCGAGCGGCATCAGCACCGTGCGCTTCGGCGAAAAGGGGCCGCTCTGGCTGGAATTCCACGTCAGCACCCGCGGCGGCCACGGGGCCTACCCGCATCTCAGCCCGAGCGCGACCCGGATCGCCAGCAGCCTGATCGCCGACCTCGCGGAGCTCGAGGGCATTCCCGTTCCCGATCTCGGCAACCTCGAATCGGCCATCACCTCCGCCGCCGAGACCATCGATGCCGAATACGGGTCCGGCGCGGCGGCCGTCATCCGCAAGGTGACCGTCAATCCCGGCCTCGTCACGGGCGGGATCAAGGTCAACATGATCGCCGCCGAATGCCGCGTCGAGGTCGACGTGCGGGTCCCGAACGGGCTGAGCGAGAAGGAGATCCTCGCCCGCGTCGACGAGATCATCGCGCGCCATCCGGGCGTGAGCTACCGCGTGCTCCTCTCGGAAGAGCCGGCCTGGACACCGCCCGACGCGGAGATGATCGACCATGTGCGCCAGAACGCGAGGGAGATCGCCGGGATCGAACCGGCCCCGATCATCAGCCTCGGGGCGACGGACGCCCGCCTCTGGCGCTACAAGGGCCTGCCGGCCATCGTCTACGGACCGGCGCCGCGCGGGATGGGCAGCATGGACGAGCATGTGCCCGTCGACGAGTTCATCCACGTGGTGAAGTGCCACCTCCTCAGCGCCTTCGACTACCTCTCCCGGTAA
- a CDS encoding amino acid ABC transporter ATP-binding protein produces the protein MADAPVTQTMIRAINVQKSFGQLQVLKGIDVEIARGEVMAVIGPSGSGKSTFLRCINFLEEYDQGEIWLGDQLVGYRKRANGTLVKDRADRVTAVRARMGMVFQGFNLFPHMSVLDNVIEGPTVVQRRPRDEAIAEARALLERVGLRHKIDAYPETLSGGQQQRAAIARALAMKPEVMLFDEPTSALDPELVGEVLDVIKSLAADGMTMVIVTHEMGFAREVADRVMMMDDGNLVEIDRPSTMFSNPSHPRTAEFLRRVLR, from the coding sequence ATGGCAGACGCACCAGTGACCCAGACCATGATTCGCGCCATCAACGTCCAGAAGTCGTTCGGACAGCTCCAGGTCCTCAAGGGGATCGACGTCGAGATCGCCCGCGGCGAGGTCATGGCCGTGATCGGCCCCAGCGGCTCGGGCAAGAGCACCTTCCTGCGCTGCATCAACTTCCTGGAGGAGTACGACCAGGGCGAGATCTGGCTCGGCGATCAGCTGGTCGGCTACCGCAAGCGCGCCAACGGAACCCTGGTGAAGGACAGGGCCGACCGGGTCACGGCGGTCCGCGCCCGCATGGGCATGGTCTTCCAGGGGTTCAACCTGTTCCCGCACATGAGCGTCCTCGACAACGTGATCGAGGGCCCGACGGTCGTTCAGCGCCGCCCCCGCGACGAGGCCATCGCCGAGGCGCGGGCCCTGCTCGAGCGCGTCGGCCTCAGGCACAAGATCGACGCCTACCCCGAGACGCTCTCCGGCGGACAGCAGCAGCGCGCGGCGATCGCCCGCGCCCTCGCCATGAAGCCGGAGGTGATGCTGTTCGACGAGCCGACCTCCGCCCTCGACCCGGAGCTCGTGGGCGAGGTGCTCGATGTCATCAAATCCCTCGCCGCGGACGGAATGACCATGGTGATCGTCACCCATGAGATGGGTTTCGCACGCGAGGTCGCCGATCGCGTCATGATGATGGACGACGGCAACCTGGTCGAGATCGACCGGCCCTCGACGATGTTCTCGAACCCGTCTCATCCGCGCACGGCGGAATTCCTGAGACGCGTCCTGCGCTGA